Part of the Deltaproteobacteria bacterium IMCC39524 genome, CTGCAAGACGTCATTAAAGAAGATGGCCAGGCTTACGGCCCGGATGAAGAGCCTTCCGCTATAACCTTGCAGACGGGGGCGTCCGTCATCAACCAGGTTATGGGAGTTCCCAGGGCTGATGGTACAGTTGTTTGGGTACAGGTTAACAGCCATGCGCTGGGCCTTAACCGTGCCGGAAAACCGGTCGCCGTCGTTGTTACTTTTGCCGATGTTTCCAGACTCAAGCGCATTCAGACAGAGCTCCGCATGAGTGAATCGCACCTGCAGTCGATGACGATGCAATTTCAGGGGCTGCTTGAGGCCATCCCAGATCAAATCATGGTTCTCGACAAGGAAATGCGGCTGGTCTGGCTGAATCGTTATCCTGAAAACGAACTGTTGAGCTACGACCGTACTATGCGAACACCCTGTTACGAGATGCCGAATGTTGATTGCGGTCCGGCGTCAGGAAACCAGCAGCCCCTGTGCGAAAGTTGCCCGATTAAAAAGACTTTTACGAGTGGACGCACCGAGGAATCTCAACTCAGCCTGGCCGATGGCAGAACCCTTGCTTTGCGTGCCTTCCCGATTTTCGATGAACAGGGAGAGGTGGTTAATGTTATAGAGATTGTTCAGGATATCAGCGAGTCTTTAAAGCAGCGTGCGCAGAGCCTGCGTACTGGCCAGCTCGCTGCTCTTGGTGAACTGGCAGCCGGTGTCGCTCATGAGATCAACAACCCGATCAATGGTGTTATTAATTATGCCCAGCTGATTCTCAACAAGGCGGTAGCGGAATCCCGGGAAGAGGAGCTTTCAAAACGAATTATCCGTGAGAGTGAAAGGGTTGCCACGATTGTCCGTGAGCTACTTTATTTCTCCCGCGCTGAAAGTCAGCATGTTGAAAAACTGACGGTCCTTAGCGCACTTAATGAATCTCTTGCTCTTGCCCAGAACCAGCTGAAGAAGGAAGGGGTTGCTCTGCAAATTCAATTGCCTGATGACCTGCCGATGATCAACAGCCTCAGCCACCAGATTCAACGTTTATTTCTCAATCTGATCAGTAATGCACGTTATGCTCTGTCAGAAAAGTACCCGGTGACCGACCCGAACAAGATTCTCATGGTCATTGGTGAGGTGATTGAACAGGAGGGTCAACCCTTTGTGTCGGTCACATTCCGTGACCATGGAACCGGGATTCCTCCTGAGTTGATTGAACGTGTTATGAATCCTTTTGTTACCACCAAGGCGGCTGGCGTTGGTACCGGGCTTGGTTTGAGCATCAGCCATGAAATCGTCCAGAAACATGATGGTAAGCTCAGCATCACCAGTCAGGAGGGCGAATATACCGAAGTTGTCGTCATCTTGCCTGCCGTTTAGTTACGAACCTGGAACCCAAACAAATGCAAGACAAACACAAGCCATTATTAATGCAAAGGCTTGCAGACGCAGAGAACAATTGTCAGCCTTGAGCAATTTTTAAGAATTTAAGCGGTTTTCCTCTGCGCACTTTGCGACTCTGCGTTAAACATTTTTTGGGTTATAGGGACGTTTAGTTATTGTTTGTGCGATATGTTTGAACTGTAGGATTGAGCACTATAATTCATTGTTTATCTGCTTGCTTTTTGTGAGTTTTGAACGCTGGATTATTTATGCACCCATCGAAGGAGTGTTGAAATGAATGAGCGAATTCTGGTTGTCGATGATGAAGAAAGTATCCGTTTCACGTTTAATGCTTTTCTATCTGATGCCGGTTACAAGGTTGAAACTGCAGAGTGCCTCGATACGGCCTTGCAGATCATAGGAGCTCATTCCTTTGACGCGATCTTTCTTGATATCCTGCTGGGGCGCGAATCCGGAATCAAGGTGCTGCAGGCGAGCCGCGAGGCGCATCCCAACACCCCGGTGATTATGGTCACTGGCGCTCCGGAAGTCAGTACTGCAGCCGAAGCAGTCAGACTCGGCGCCTTCGATTATATTGCGAAACCCCTTCATCAGGACGATCTGTTGCGACAGGCCAAGCTCGCAGTTGAACATAAGCGACTGGTTGATCAGCAGGAGATGTACCGGCTGCGCATGGCGGCTGTATTCCAGAGTGTCAATGAAGGGCTTATGATCT contains:
- a CDS encoding response regulator, with translation MNERILVVDDEESIRFTFNAFLSDAGYKVETAECLDTALQIIGAHSFDAIFLDILLGRESGIKVLQASREAHPNTPVIMVTGAPEVSTAAEAVRLGAFDYIAKPLHQDDLLRQAKLAVEHKRLVDQQEMYRLRMAAVFQSVNEGLMIFDDKMRLVEINDAATRMLCCETSLVGLSPGEISVCCPPLKTLQELIEERCEGEIFRVEAAVKDGQSVAFGVTMAPLAGHDQRELGTVLVLRDESQPARQIC